From the Tetrapisispora phaffii CBS 4417 chromosome 10, complete genome genome, one window contains:
- the SNP1 gene encoding U1 snRNP complex subunit SNP1 (similar to Saccharomyces cerevisiae SNP1 (YIL061C); ancestral locus Anc_7.250) — protein MDYNASKFPDDVARLFKPNPPLKFLKGIDYPMHKRKTNPNISGITQIQNDRSISSIFNEYNIQFPKGSENGHLKVYNEVKNQKIKEKNSIESKLSAWDPNNDPNIINTDPYRTIFVGRLPYDIDEISLQKIFIKYGQIEKVRIIRNSHGKKENSNTPTVGKSRGYGFIVFEDTYSSKMAFKDIGTHKGIEINGRTCIVDIERGRTVRYFKPRRLGGGLGGRGYTERMKKFSDTYGERTRDNIPPSFHNYPNTTNVDTQTSTITRSRYNNTTVSPAVVNHEPIQPATVSYKSRSSRTGTSTVKEKEEIDY, from the coding sequence ATGGATTATAATGCATCGAAGTTTCCAGATGATGTTGCAAGACTATTTAAACCTAATCCtccattgaaatttttgaaaggAATAGATTATCCAATGCATAAACGTAAGACGAACCCAAACATCTCAGGTATTAcacaaattcaaaatgatAGAAGTATCTCATCgatatttaatgaatataatatacaGTTCCCAAAGGGTTCTGAAAATGGGCACCTTAAAGTTTACAATGAGGTaaagaatcaaaaaattaaagaaaagaattcCATAGAATCAAAATTGTCTGCGTGGGACCCAAACAATGATCCGAATATCATAAACACAGATCCATATAGAACTATATTTGTTGGTAGGTTGCCTTATGACATTGACGAAATTAgtttacaaaaaatattcattaaatatgGACAGATTGAAAAAGTCAGAATAATAAGGAACTCACATGGAAAGAAAGAGAATTCAAATACACCAACAGTTGGCAAATCAAGAGGTTATGGTTTCATTGTGTTCGAAGACACATACAGTAGTAAAATGGCATTCAAAGATATAGGAACTCATAAGGGGATTGAAATCAATGGTAGGACCTGTATAGTTGACATCGAGAGAGGAAGAACAGTACGGTACTTCAAACCAAGAAGATTAGGTGGTGGACTTGGAGGCAGAGGATATACAGaaagaatgaaaaaatttagCGATACGTACGGTGAAAGAACACGAGATAATATACCGCCATCATTCCATAACTATCCCAATACTACCAATGTTGATACCCAAACATCGACCATTACTCGAAGTCGTTACAACAACACTACAGTATCCCCAGCCGTTGTAAATCACGAACCTATCCAACCAGCTACCGTATCATACAAATCAAGATCTTCGAGAACTGGTACCAGCACtgtaaaagaaaaagaagaaatcgACTACTAA